A genomic stretch from Oleomonas cavernae includes:
- a CDS encoding YidB family protein: protein MDIIQLGIKLLQEHFGSQVNADAIGGALGKLLGGGDGKLDLAGLVSRFSGNGGLQGLVGSWLGDGPNQGIDASQILSIFGGDKVGSFAQEVGVSTDAAAGGLAAAIPQMIDKFSSSGNLLESTGGLAGVLDVAKKLF, encoded by the coding sequence ATGGACATCATTCAACTGGGCATCAAGCTGCTGCAGGAGCATTTCGGCAGCCAGGTCAATGCCGACGCCATCGGCGGCGCACTGGGCAAGCTGCTTGGCGGCGGCGACGGCAAGCTTGACCTCGCCGGGCTGGTCAGCCGGTTTTCCGGCAATGGCGGCCTTCAGGGGCTGGTCGGCTCCTGGCTGGGCGACGGGCCTAACCAGGGCATCGACGCGTCCCAGATCCTGTCGATCTTCGGCGGCGACAAGGTCGGCAGCTTCGCCCAGGAAGTTGGCGTCAGCACCGATGCAGCGGCAGGCGGTCTGGCCGCGGCGATCCCGCAGATGATCGACAAGTTCAGCAGCAGCGGAAACCTGCTCGAGTCCACCGGCGGCCTGGCTGGCGTTCTGGACGTGGCCAAGAAACTGTTCTAG
- a CDS encoding cysteine hydrolase family protein, with protein sequence MAVIEAEPGAIRIDVGRTALVIIDMQRDFLEPGGFGETLGNDVSLLAKAIGPCKAVLSAARAAGMLVIHTREGHRPDLSDAPPAKVNRGSPSHRIGAPGPMGRILIRGEPGQDIIPELYPIAGEVVIDKPGKGAFYATDLGLVLQNKDIDTLLVCGVTTEVCVHTTVREGNDRGFRCVVVGDACGSYFPEFHEVGLRMVKAQGGIFGWVSDSAKVAGALAPADAVAAE encoded by the coding sequence ATGGCGGTCATTGAGGCGGAGCCGGGCGCGATCCGGATCGATGTGGGGCGCACGGCCCTCGTCATCATCGACATGCAGCGCGACTTCCTCGAACCCGGCGGCTTCGGCGAGACTCTGGGCAACGACGTCTCGCTGCTGGCCAAGGCGATCGGGCCGTGCAAGGCGGTGCTCTCGGCGGCGCGGGCCGCGGGGATGCTGGTCATCCACACGCGGGAAGGCCACCGGCCCGACCTGTCGGATGCGCCGCCGGCCAAGGTCAACCGCGGCAGCCCCAGCCACCGCATCGGTGCGCCGGGGCCCATGGGGCGCATCCTGATCCGCGGCGAGCCCGGCCAGGACATCATCCCCGAACTTTACCCCATCGCCGGCGAGGTCGTGATCGACAAGCCGGGCAAGGGCGCCTTCTACGCAACCGACTTGGGGCTCGTGCTCCAGAACAAGGACATCGACACCCTGCTGGTGTGCGGCGTGACCACCGAGGTCTGCGTCCATACCACGGTGCGCGAGGGCAACGACCGGGGCTTCCGCTGTGTCGTCGTCGGCGATGCCTGCGGCTCCTATTTCCCCGAATTCCACGAGGTTGGCCTGCGCATGGTCAAGGCCCAGGGCGGGATCTTCGGGTGGGTCAGCGATTCGGCGAAGGTGGCGGGTGCGCTGGCGCCGGCCGACGCCGTGGCGGCGGAATAG
- a CDS encoding AtzH-like domain-containing protein, translated as MADLARRLENTRITAFGPDLGVANTEYVRLKSGKRGRQTQVWAHLPDGWRVVSAHVSLLD; from the coding sequence GTGGCAGATCTCGCCCGCCGCCTGGAAAACACCCGCATCACCGCCTTCGGCCCGGACCTCGGCGTCGCCAACACCGAATATGTCCGCCTGAAATCCGGCAAGCGCGGCCGCCAGACCCAGGTCTGGGCCCACCTCCCGGACGGCTGGCGCGTGGTATCGGCCCATGTGAGCCTGCTGGACTAG
- a CDS encoding regulator, with protein MTATTKPKIWTPGDWNAFFGFGTNILVNMLVLTGLLRFVLKMPDDIVFGRILPAMGLMMCLSTGYYAWLAYRLALKTGRSDVCALPSGISVPHMFVVTFVIMLPIALTTGDPVKGWEAGLTWVFIQSFVLMAGGFVAPIIRKITPRAALLGTLAGVSVAFISMKPALEMFMTPVIGLACFGVILMSWFGGLKYPKGIPAGLVAIIVGMIIAWGSTLFGFNFGGLTGEGFLGSFANFGFSVPLPAFDHVFGGFEFLGVILVTAIPFGIYDLVEAMDNVESAEVAGDVYPTTRVLTADGVVSLIGCMMGNPFINAVYIGHPGWKAMGGRIGYSAATGLMVIALSWFGVIALLLAVVPVVAISPILLYIGMLIGAQAFQETPKSHAPAVVLALTPHLAAWGKLQIDSALGAAGTTAAAVGFDKLGTNGVLYHGLEVLGGGAILGGLVLGAIGVFIVERQFMKASFFAIAGAVLSFFGFMHGEAIGIAQSPAVVVGYLLFAGALALAARRVVPSAVPMGSHHAVPEPAE; from the coding sequence ATGACGGCGACGACTAAACCCAAGATCTGGACACCGGGCGACTGGAACGCCTTTTTCGGCTTCGGCACCAATATCCTGGTCAACATGCTGGTGCTGACCGGGCTGCTGCGCTTCGTCCTGAAGATGCCCGACGACATCGTTTTCGGTCGCATCCTGCCCGCCATGGGCCTGATGATGTGCCTGTCGACCGGCTACTATGCCTGGCTGGCCTATCGCCTGGCCCTGAAGACCGGGCGGAGCGATGTTTGCGCGCTGCCCTCGGGCATCAGCGTGCCGCACATGTTCGTGGTCACCTTCGTGATCATGCTGCCCATCGCGCTCACCACCGGCGACCCGGTCAAGGGCTGGGAAGCGGGCCTGACCTGGGTCTTCATCCAGAGCTTCGTGTTGATGGCCGGCGGCTTCGTCGCCCCCATCATCCGCAAGATCACGCCGCGCGCCGCCCTGCTTGGCACGCTCGCCGGCGTCTCGGTCGCCTTCATCTCGATGAAGCCGGCACTCGAGATGTTCATGACCCCGGTGATCGGCCTGGCCTGTTTCGGCGTCATCCTGATGAGCTGGTTCGGCGGCCTGAAATATCCCAAGGGCATCCCGGCCGGCCTAGTCGCGATCATCGTGGGCATGATCATCGCCTGGGGCTCGACCCTGTTCGGCTTCAATTTCGGCGGGCTGACCGGCGAGGGCTTCCTGGGCTCCTTCGCCAACTTCGGCTTCTCGGTGCCGCTGCCGGCCTTCGATCACGTCTTCGGCGGCTTCGAGTTCCTGGGCGTCATCCTGGTCACGGCCATCCCCTTCGGCATCTACGACCTGGTCGAGGCCATGGACAACGTGGAGAGCGCCGAGGTGGCGGGTGACGTCTACCCCACCACCCGCGTGCTCACCGCCGATGGCGTGGTCAGCCTGATCGGCTGCATGATGGGCAATCCCTTCATCAATGCGGTCTATATCGGCCATCCCGGCTGGAAGGCCATGGGCGGGCGCATCGGCTATTCGGCGGCGACCGGCCTGATGGTCATCGCCCTGTCGTGGTTCGGGGTGATCGCCCTGCTGCTGGCCGTGGTGCCGGTGGTCGCGATCTCGCCCATCCTGCTCTATATCGGCATGCTGATCGGGGCCCAGGCGTTCCAGGAAACCCCCAAGTCCCACGCCCCGGCGGTGGTGCTGGCCCTGACCCCGCACCTGGCGGCCTGGGGCAAGCTGCAGATCGACTCGGCACTGGGCGCGGCTGGCACCACGGCGGCGGCGGTCGGCTTCGACAAGCTGGGGACCAACGGCGTGCTCTACCACGGCCTGGAAGTGCTGGGCGGCGGTGCCATCCTGGGCGGCCTGGTCCTGGGGGCGATCGGCGTCTTCATCGTCGAGCGCCAGTTCATGAAGGCGTCGTTCTTCGCCATCGCCGGCGCGGTCCTGAGCTTCTTCGGCTTTATGCATGGCGAGGCCATCGGCATCGCGCAGAGCCCGGCGGTGGTGGTAGGCTACCTGCTGTTCGCGGGTGCCCTGGCCTTGGCCGCCCGCCGGGTCGTGCCAAGTGCGGTGCCGATGGGCAGCCATCACGCGGTGCCGGAGCCGGCGGAGTGA
- the hpxZ gene encoding oxalurate catabolism protein HpxZ: MSTATADDLWIDHPNAVAEIKAAFEAYERALMTNDTAALGAFFWNDPRVLRFGPTENLYGPEAIANYRSARDVSDLARRLENTRITAFGPDLGVANTEYVRLKSGKRGRQTQVWARLPDGWRVVSAHVSLLE, encoded by the coding sequence ATGTCCACCGCGACCGCGGACGACCTTTGGATCGACCACCCCAATGCCGTGGCCGAGATCAAGGCCGCCTTCGAGGCCTATGAACGGGCCTTGATGACCAATGACACGGCGGCCCTGGGCGCCTTCTTCTGGAACGACCCGCGGGTCTTGCGCTTTGGCCCGACGGAAAACCTCTACGGCCCGGAGGCGATCGCCAACTACCGCAGCGCGCGCGACGTGTCCGACCTGGCCCGCCGCCTGGAAAACACCCGCATCACCGCCTTCGGCCCGGACCTCGGCGTCGCCAACACCGAATACGTCCGCCTGAAATCCGGCAAGCGCGGCCGCCAGACCCAGGTCTGGGCCCGCCTCCCCGACGGCTGGCGCGTGGTATCGGCCCATGTGAGCCTGCTGGAGTGA
- the rpoC gene encoding DNA-directed RNA polymerase subunit beta', with translation MNQEVLSLFGREPGTQAFDQIKISIASPEKIKAWSHGEIKKPETINYRTFKPERDGLFCAKIFGPIKDYECLCGKYKRMKYRGITCEKCGVEVTLSKVRRERMGHIELASPVAHIWFLKSLPSRIGLLLDMTLKDLERILYFENYVVTEPGLTALKRYQLLGEEDFMRAQDEYGEDSFEAGIGAEAIRKMLEKLDLEGERDELRQELATTTSEAKPKKIVKRLKLIESFIESGNKPEWMILTVVPVIPPELRPLVPLDGGRFATSDLNDLYRRVINRNNRLKRLIELRAPDIIVRNEKRMLQEAVDALFDNGRRGRVITGANKRPLKSISDMLKGKQGRFRQNLLGKRVDYSGRSVIVVGPELKLHQCGLPKKMALELFKPFIYAKLDIKGIATTIKMAKKMVEKERPEVWDILEEVIREHPVMLNRAPTLHRLGIQAFEPTLIEGKAIQLHPLVCAAFNADFDGDQMAVHVPLSLEAQLEARVLMMSTNNILSPANGKPIIVPSQDIVLGIYYLSLDRPNEPGEGMAFANLNEIQAGLDNGSVTLHSRIKARLHTVDSEGKPIVVRVETTPGRMLLSEILPRHPQVPFSLINKLLTKKDISTVIDIVYRHCGQKETVIFADRLMALGFNRACRAGISFGKDDMVVPKAKDALVAATQEQAKEYEQQYLDGLITQGEKYNKVIDAWAQCTDKVADEMMKEISSIVIDETTGRVKPVNSIYMMAHSGARGSAAQMKQLAGMRGLMAKPSGEIIETPIISNFKEGLSVLEYFNSTHGARKGLADTALKTANSGYLTRRLVDVAQDCIIIEDDCGTSEGLTVTEVVEGGDVIEALGDRILGRTAAVDIVDPATSEVIVPAGDMIVEDHIDNVNAAGVQSVLIRSVLTCESDGGCCAKCYGRDLARGTTVNMGEAVGVIAAQSIGEPGTQLTMRTFHIGGAAQFSERNSVEASIDGTIKITNYHTVTDSSKRLIVMGRNCELILTDANGRERARHRVPYGARLFFDDGKSVTKGAKLVEWDPRTLPIISEREGFAAYMDLVEGVSVRETTDEATGIANKEVIDWRSQPKTSDLRPRISLRDEQGALILQPNGLEARYFLPAGAILSIEDGGRIHAGDVLARIPLESAKTRDITGGLPRVAELFEARRPKDHAIIAERSGRVEFGKDYKNKRRLILHPLDGDTSEPQEYLIPKGKHIAVQEGDIIQKGDYLLDGNPAPHDILKVLGVEALARYLVNEIQDVYRLQGVKINDKHIEVIVRQMLQKVEIGDSGATTFLQGEQVDRDEFEEENARTIALGLRPATGSPVLQGITKASLQTRSFISAASFQETTRVLTEAATAGKVDTLVGLKENVIVGRLIPAGTGAMMSRLKEVAQTRDKEMAALEKSGQAIGDNSDAA, from the coding sequence ATGAACCAAGAGGTCCTTTCGCTTTTTGGCCGTGAGCCTGGCACCCAGGCCTTCGATCAGATCAAGATCTCGATCGCTTCCCCTGAAAAGATCAAGGCGTGGAGCCACGGCGAGATCAAGAAGCCGGAAACCATCAACTACCGCACCTTCAAGCCGGAGCGGGACGGCCTGTTCTGCGCCAAGATCTTCGGTCCGATCAAGGACTACGAGTGCCTGTGCGGCAAGTACAAGCGCATGAAGTATCGCGGCATCACCTGCGAGAAGTGCGGCGTCGAAGTCACGCTCTCCAAGGTCCGGCGCGAGCGCATGGGCCATATCGAGCTGGCCTCGCCCGTGGCCCATATCTGGTTCCTGAAGTCGCTGCCCAGCCGCATCGGCCTGCTGCTGGACATGACGCTGAAGGATCTCGAGCGGATTCTGTACTTCGAGAACTATGTGGTGACCGAACCCGGCCTGACGGCGCTGAAGCGCTATCAGTTGCTGGGCGAGGAAGACTTCATGCGTGCCCAGGACGAGTATGGCGAGGACAGCTTCGAGGCCGGCATCGGCGCCGAGGCGATCCGCAAGATGCTCGAGAAGCTGGACCTCGAGGGCGAGCGCGACGAGCTGCGCCAGGAACTGGCCACCACCACCTCGGAAGCCAAGCCCAAGAAGATCGTCAAGCGCCTGAAGCTGATCGAGTCCTTCATCGAGTCGGGCAACAAGCCCGAATGGATGATCCTGACCGTCGTGCCGGTGATCCCGCCCGAGCTGCGCCCGCTGGTGCCGCTCGACGGCGGCCGCTTCGCCACGTCCGACTTGAACGATCTCTATCGCCGCGTCATCAACCGCAACAACCGCCTCAAGCGCCTGATCGAGCTGCGCGCGCCCGACATCATCGTGCGCAACGAGAAGCGCATGCTGCAGGAGGCGGTCGACGCCCTGTTCGACAACGGCCGCCGCGGCCGCGTCATCACCGGCGCCAACAAGCGGCCGCTGAAGTCGATCTCGGACATGCTGAAGGGCAAGCAGGGCCGGTTCCGCCAGAACCTGCTGGGCAAGCGCGTCGACTACTCGGGCCGTTCGGTCATCGTGGTGGGCCCGGAGCTGAAGCTCCACCAGTGCGGCCTGCCCAAGAAGATGGCGCTCGAACTGTTCAAGCCGTTCATCTACGCCAAGCTCGACATCAAGGGCATCGCCACCACCATCAAGATGGCGAAGAAGATGGTCGAGAAGGAGCGGCCGGAGGTGTGGGACATCCTCGAAGAGGTGATCCGCGAACATCCGGTCATGCTGAACCGCGCGCCGACCCTGCACCGCCTGGGCATCCAGGCGTTCGAGCCGACGCTGATCGAAGGCAAGGCGATCCAGCTCCACCCGCTGGTCTGCGCCGCCTTCAACGCCGACTTCGACGGCGACCAGATGGCCGTGCACGTCCCCCTGAGCCTCGAGGCCCAGTTGGAAGCGCGCGTCCTCATGATGTCGACCAACAACATCCTGAGCCCCGCCAACGGCAAGCCGATCATCGTGCCGTCGCAGGATATCGTGCTGGGCATCTACTACCTGTCACTGGATCGCCCCAACGAGCCGGGCGAGGGCATGGCCTTCGCCAATCTCAACGAGATCCAGGCCGGCCTCGACAATGGGTCGGTCACCCTGCATTCGCGCATCAAGGCGCGCCTGCACACGGTCGATAGCGAAGGCAAGCCGATCGTCGTCCGGGTCGAGACCACGCCGGGCCGCATGCTGCTGTCCGAGATCCTGCCGCGTCACCCCCAGGTGCCGTTCAGCCTGATCAACAAGCTGCTGACCAAGAAGGACATCTCGACCGTCATCGATATCGTCTACCGCCACTGCGGCCAGAAGGAGACGGTGATTTTCGCCGATCGCCTGATGGCGCTGGGCTTCAACCGCGCCTGCCGCGCCGGCATCTCCTTCGGCAAGGACGACATGGTCGTGCCGAAGGCGAAGGACGCGCTGGTGGCCGCGACCCAGGAGCAGGCCAAGGAGTACGAGCAGCAGTACCTCGACGGCCTGATCACCCAGGGCGAGAAGTACAACAAGGTCATCGACGCCTGGGCCCAGTGCACCGACAAGGTGGCCGACGAGATGATGAAGGAAATCTCGTCGATCGTGATCGACGAGACCACCGGCCGCGTGAAGCCCGTGAACTCCATCTACATGATGGCCCATTCCGGCGCCCGCGGTTCGGCCGCCCAGATGAAGCAGCTCGCCGGCATGCGCGGCCTGATGGCCAAGCCGTCGGGCGAGATCATCGAGACGCCGATCATCTCGAACTTCAAGGAAGGCCTGAGCGTGCTCGAGTACTTCAACTCGACGCACGGCGCCCGCAAGGGCCTGGCCGATACCGCGCTGAAGACCGCGAACTCGGGTTACCTCACCCGTCGCCTGGTCGACGTGGCCCAGGACTGCATCATCATCGAGGATGACTGCGGCACCTCCGAAGGCCTGACCGTGACCGAAGTGGTGGAAGGCGGCGACGTCATCGAGGCCCTGGGCGACCGGATCCTCGGCCGTACCGCGGCCGTCGACATCGTCGACCCGGCGACCTCGGAAGTCATCGTGCCGGCCGGCGACATGATCGTCGAAGACCATATCGACAATGTGAACGCCGCCGGCGTGCAGTCGGTGCTGATCCGTTCGGTGCTCACCTGCGAGTCGGACGGCGGCTGCTGCGCCAAGTGCTATGGCCGTGACCTGGCGCGTGGCACCACGGTGAACATGGGCGAGGCGGTCGGCGTCATCGCGGCGCAGTCGATCGGCGAGCCGGGCACCCAGCTCACCATGCGTACCTTCCACATCGGCGGTGCGGCGCAGTTCTCGGAGCGTAACAGCGTCGAGGCGTCGATCGACGGCACGATCAAGATCACCAACTACCACACGGTGACCGACAGCTCGAAGCGCCTGATCGTGATGGGCCGCAACTGCGAACTCATCCTGACCGACGCCAACGGCCGCGAACGTGCCCGCCATCGCGTGCCCTACGGCGCCCGCCTGTTCTTCGACGACGGTAAGTCCGTGACCAAGGGCGCCAAGCTGGTCGAGTGGGATCCCCGTACCCTGCCGATCATCTCGGAACGCGAAGGCTTTGCCGCCTACATGGACCTGGTGGAAGGCGTCTCGGTCCGCGAGACCACGGACGAGGCCACCGGCATCGCCAACAAGGAAGTCATCGACTGGCGCAGCCAGCCCAAGACCTCCGACCTGCGGCCGCGCATCAGCCTGCGCGACGAGCAGGGCGCTCTGATCCTCCAGCCCAACGGGCTCGAGGCGCGCTACTTCCTCCCCGCAGGCGCCATTCTCTCGATCGAGGACGGCGGCCGCATCCATGCGGGCGACGTGCTGGCGCGTATCCCGCTCGAGTCGGCCAAGACCCGTGACATCACCGGCGGTCTGCCGCGTGTCGCGGAACTGTTCGAGGCACGCCGGCCCAAGGATCACGCGATCATCGCCGAGCGTTCGGGCCGGGTCGAATTCGGCAAGGACTACAAGAACAAGCGCCGCCTGATCCTGCACCCGCTCGATGGCGACACCAGCGAGCCGCAGGAATACCTGATCCCGAAGGGCAAGCACATTGCCGTTCAGGAAGGCGACATCATCCAGAAGGGCGACTACCTGCTGGACGGCAACCCGGCGCCCCACGACATCCTCAAGGTCCTGGGCGTTGAGGCCCTGGCTCGTTATCTCGTGAACGAGATCCAGGACGTCTATCGTCTCCAGGGCGTGAAGATCAACGATAAGCACATCGAGGTGATCGTTCGCCAGATGCTGCAGAAGGTCGAGATCGGGGATTCGGGTGCCACCACCTTCCTGCAGGGCGAGCAGGTCGACCGTGACGAGTTCGAGGAAGAGAACGCGCGCACGATCGCCCTGGGCCTGCGGCCGGCGACCGGCAGCCCCGTGCTGCAGGGCATCACCAAGGCCTCGCTGCAGACCCGCTCCTTCATCTCGGCGGCGTCGTTCCAGGAGACCACCCGCGTGCTGACCGAGGCGGCGACCGCCGGCAAGGTCGACACCCTGGTCGGCCTGAAGGAAAACGTCATCGTCGGCCGCCTGATCCCGGCCGGCACCGGCGCCATGATGAGCCGCCTGAAGGAAGTGGCGCAGACCCGCGACAAGGAAATGGCTGCCCTGGAGAAGAGCGGCCAGGCGATCGGCGACAATTCCGACGCCGCCTGA